One window of the Streptomyces sp. TS71-3 genome contains the following:
- a CDS encoding ketoacyl-ACP synthase III, whose amino-acid sequence MPKIKSSKGAPYARIMGVGGYRPTRVVPNEVILETIDSSDEWIRSRSGIATRHWASDEETVSAMALEASGKAIADAGIAPEQIGAVVVSTVSHFKQTPAVATEIADRLGTDKAAAFDISAGCAGFGYGITLAKGMIVEGSAEYVLVIGVERLSDLTDLHDRKTAFLFGDGAGAAVVGPSKEAAIGPTVWGSEGDKSETIKQTVPWTDYREGSPDRPEKFPAITQEGQAVFRWAVFEMAKVAQQALDAAGISAEELDVFIPHQANMRIIDSMVKTLKLPESVTVARDVETTGNTSAASIPLAMERLLATGEAKSGDTALVIGFGAGLAYAATVVTLP is encoded by the coding sequence ATGCCGAAGATCAAGTCGAGCAAGGGCGCCCCGTACGCGCGCATCATGGGCGTCGGCGGGTACCGGCCGACCAGGGTGGTGCCCAACGAAGTGATCCTGGAGACGATCGACTCGTCCGACGAATGGATCCGCTCCCGCTCCGGCATCGCCACCCGGCACTGGGCGAGCGACGAGGAGACGGTCAGCGCGATGGCGCTGGAGGCGTCGGGCAAGGCGATCGCGGACGCGGGCATCGCTCCGGAGCAGATCGGCGCCGTGGTGGTCTCCACCGTCTCGCACTTCAAGCAGACCCCCGCGGTCGCCACCGAGATCGCGGACAGGCTGGGCACCGACAAGGCCGCCGCCTTCGACATCTCCGCCGGCTGCGCCGGGTTCGGCTACGGGATCACGCTGGCCAAAGGCATGATCGTGGAGGGCTCCGCCGAGTACGTGCTCGTCATAGGAGTCGAGCGCCTGTCGGACCTGACGGACCTGCACGACCGCAAGACCGCCTTCCTGTTCGGCGACGGCGCGGGGGCCGCCGTGGTGGGTCCCTCCAAGGAGGCCGCCATCGGCCCGACGGTCTGGGGCTCGGAGGGCGACAAGTCCGAGACCATCAAGCAGACGGTGCCATGGACCGACTACCGCGAAGGCTCGCCCGACCGGCCGGAGAAGTTCCCGGCCATCACCCAGGAGGGCCAGGCGGTCTTCCGCTGGGCGGTCTTCGAGATGGCCAAGGTCGCCCAGCAGGCGCTGGACGCGGCCGGCATCAGCGCCGAAGAACTGGACGTCTTCATCCCGCACCAGGCCAACATGCGGATCATCGACTCGATGGTGAAGACTCTGAAGCTGCCGGAGTCTGTCACGGTCGCCCGTGACGTGGAGACCACCGGCAACACCTCGGCCGCCTCGATCCCGCTCGCCATGGAGCGGCTGCTGGCGACCGGCGAGGCGAAGAGCGGCGACACCGCGCTCGTCATCGGCTTCGGGGCGGGTCTCGCGTACGCCGCCACGGTGGTTACCCTCCCCTAG
- a CDS encoding ACP S-malonyltransferase — MLVLVAPGQGAQTPGFLTPWLDLPGSAESLAAWSDAIGLDLVHYGTKADADAIRDTAVAQPLLVAAGLLSAGALADVLALGPDAPGAAASGRVAPGAVAGHSVGEITAAVFANVLESTAALRLVRERGLAMAEAAAVTETGMSALLGGEPEDVLPALEKLGLTAANVNGSGQIVAAGTADELAALAADKPEGVRRVVPLKVAGAFHTRHMAPAVARLAAATETLTPADPALRYVSNKDGQVVESGAAVVERLVGQVANSVRWDLCMETFRNLGVTALVEVCPGGTLTGLAKRELRGVQMVALKTPDDLDKARALVRASMAPSSASDDAPGAGDSSATNPAVDTTA, encoded by the coding sequence GTGCTCGTACTCGTCGCTCCCGGTCAAGGCGCACAGACGCCTGGTTTTCTGACTCCCTGGCTCGATCTGCCCGGTTCCGCGGAATCCCTCGCCGCGTGGTCCGACGCGATCGGCCTCGACCTCGTCCACTACGGGACGAAGGCCGACGCCGACGCGATCCGGGACACCGCCGTGGCCCAGCCGCTGCTGGTGGCCGCGGGCCTGCTGTCGGCAGGCGCGCTCGCCGACGTCCTGGCGCTGGGCCCCGACGCCCCGGGTGCCGCGGCGTCCGGCCGGGTTGCCCCCGGAGCCGTGGCGGGCCACAGCGTGGGCGAGATCACCGCCGCGGTGTTCGCCAATGTGCTGGAGTCCACAGCGGCGCTGCGCCTGGTGCGCGAGCGGGGGCTCGCGATGGCGGAGGCGGCCGCGGTCACCGAGACGGGCATGTCCGCCCTGCTCGGCGGGGAGCCGGAGGACGTGCTGCCCGCGCTGGAGAAGCTCGGGCTCACCGCGGCGAACGTGAACGGCTCCGGCCAGATCGTGGCGGCCGGCACCGCGGACGAGCTCGCCGCTCTGGCGGCGGACAAGCCGGAGGGGGTGCGCCGCGTGGTACCGCTGAAGGTCGCGGGCGCCTTCCACACCCGGCACATGGCACCGGCGGTGGCCCGGCTCGCGGCGGCCACCGAGACCCTGACGCCGGCCGACCCCGCCCTCAGGTACGTCTCCAACAAGGACGGGCAGGTCGTCGAAAGCGGCGCCGCTGTCGTGGAGCGCCTGGTCGGGCAGGTCGCGAACTCCGTTCGCTGGGACCTCTGCATGGAGACGTTCCGCAACCTCGGGGTGACCGCGCTGGTGGAGGTGTGCCCCGGCGGCACGCTGACCGGGCTGGCCAAGCGCGAGCTGCGCGGTGTGCAGATGGTGGCGCTGAAGACACCCGACGACCTCGACAAGGCCCGCGCGCTGGTGCGCGCGAGCATGGCGCCGTCGTCCGCCTCGGACGACGCGCCCGGCGCCGGCGACTCGTCGGCAACGAACCCGGCCGTCGACACGACGGCCTGA
- a CDS encoding PucR family transcriptional regulator — protein sequence MPEREASKREPAPPAQRSPGGRPGAPAPEPQAHGHAATLKRLEKSSGNLAAQAIARMDETLPWYRAMPPENRSWIGLVAQAGIAAFTEWFRHPDAPQAISTDVFGTAPRELTRAITLRQTVEMVRTTIEVMESAIEEVAAPGDESALREALLVYAREIAFATAQVYAQAAEARGAWDARLESLVVNAVLSGEADEGAVSRAAALGWNSPEHVCVVLGTAPNGDSELTVEAIRRAARHAKLQVLTGVLGDRLVVIAGGDDNPLAVAKGLIGPFAPGPVVAGPVVPDLLAATRSARAAAAGLRACSAWQDAPRPVLADDLLPERAIAGDPSAREQLVEEIYRPLEEAGSALLETLSVYLEQASSLEGAARMLFVHPNTVRYRLRRVTDVTGWSPSDVRSAFTLRIALILGRLADADTQL from the coding sequence GTGCCAGAACGCGAAGCCAGCAAGAGGGAACCCGCCCCGCCCGCCCAGCGGAGCCCGGGCGGCCGGCCCGGCGCGCCGGCACCGGAGCCCCAGGCCCATGGGCACGCGGCGACACTGAAGCGCCTTGAGAAGTCGTCCGGCAACCTCGCCGCGCAGGCGATCGCGCGGATGGACGAGACGCTGCCCTGGTACCGGGCGATGCCACCGGAGAACCGTTCCTGGATCGGCCTCGTCGCGCAGGCCGGCATCGCCGCCTTCACGGAGTGGTTCCGGCACCCGGACGCTCCGCAGGCCATCTCCACCGACGTCTTCGGGACCGCGCCACGCGAGCTGACCCGGGCGATCACGCTCAGGCAGACCGTGGAGATGGTGCGCACCACGATCGAGGTGATGGAGTCCGCGATCGAGGAGGTCGCCGCCCCCGGCGACGAGTCGGCGCTGCGCGAGGCACTGCTCGTGTACGCCCGGGAAATCGCCTTCGCCACGGCACAGGTGTACGCGCAGGCCGCCGAGGCGCGCGGCGCGTGGGACGCCCGCCTGGAGTCGCTGGTGGTCAACGCGGTGCTGTCCGGCGAGGCCGACGAGGGTGCCGTGTCGCGGGCCGCCGCACTCGGCTGGAACTCCCCCGAGCACGTCTGCGTGGTGCTGGGCACGGCGCCGAACGGCGACAGCGAGCTGACCGTGGAGGCCATCCGGCGCGCCGCGCGGCACGCCAAGCTCCAGGTGCTGACGGGCGTGCTGGGCGACCGGCTCGTCGTGATCGCAGGCGGCGACGACAACCCGCTGGCCGTGGCGAAGGGCCTGATCGGGCCGTTCGCGCCGGGCCCCGTGGTGGCCGGCCCCGTGGTCCCCGACCTGCTGGCCGCCACCCGCTCGGCGCGCGCCGCCGCCGCGGGACTGCGGGCCTGCTCGGCGTGGCAGGACGCACCGCGGCCGGTGTTGGCGGATGATCTCCTTCCGGAGCGCGCGATCGCGGGCGACCCGTCGGCTCGCGAACAACTGGTGGAGGAGATCTACAGACCGCTTGAGGAGGCGGGCTCGGCACTTCTGGAGACGCTGAGTGTCTATCTGGAGCAGGCGAGCAGCCTGGAGGGTGCCGCCCGCATGCTCTTCGTGCATCCGAACACCGTGCGCTACCGGCTCCGACGTGTGACTGACGTCACCGGTTGGTCGCCCTCGGATGTACGCTCCGCATTCACTCTGCGGATCGCGCTGATCCTGGGGCGCCTGGCCGACGCCGACACGCAGCTCTAG
- a CDS encoding pirin family protein, giving the protein MMDVRRAGTRHRGGDRAAGIESLHAFSFGPHYDPENLRFGAVIACNEERLAPGAGFDEHPHSHTEIVTWVVEGELTHHDSAGHAGVVRPGDVQHLSAGAGIRHVERNASSAPLVFVQMWLAPLRPGGEPGYQLVHGIADATPYALPAAGAMLHVRRLHAGGRTAVPDAPHVYVHVVRGGIRIADETLGPGDAARITGGRGMAASAQEAEGAEVLIWEMQ; this is encoded by the coding sequence GTGATGGATGTGAGGCGCGCCGGTACACGACACCGTGGCGGAGATCGCGCCGCAGGAATCGAATCCCTGCACGCCTTCTCCTTCGGGCCGCACTACGACCCCGAGAATCTCCGCTTCGGCGCCGTCATCGCGTGCAACGAGGAGCGCCTCGCGCCGGGCGCGGGCTTCGACGAGCACCCGCACAGCCATACGGAGATCGTGACCTGGGTCGTCGAGGGCGAGCTGACGCACCACGACTCCGCCGGTCACGCCGGGGTCGTCCGTCCGGGGGACGTACAGCACCTGAGCGCGGGCGCCGGCATCCGGCACGTGGAGCGCAACGCGTCCTCCGCCCCGCTGGTCTTCGTCCAGATGTGGCTGGCCCCGCTACGCCCCGGCGGCGAGCCCGGCTACCAGCTGGTCCACGGCATCGCCGACGCCACCCCGTACGCCCTGCCCGCGGCAGGCGCGATGCTCCACGTACGCCGCCTGCACGCCGGGGGGCGCACGGCAGTACCCGATGCACCACATGTCTACGTGCACGTAGTACGAGGCGGCATACGCATCGCCGACGAGACCCTGGGCCCCGGCGACGCGGCCCGCATCACGGGAGGCCGAGGGATGGCGGCATCGGCCCAGGAAGCCGAGGGCGCGGAAGTCCTGATCTGGGAGATGCAGTAA
- a CDS encoding serine hydrolase, whose translation MQSLAEIENWPVPAAAAAVVRADGTLAGAHGPTDRRFPLASVTKPLAAYAVLVAYEEGALDLDEPAGPEGSTVRHLLAHTSGLAFDEHRVTSPPGTRRLYSNAGFEVLGEHVAKVTGIPFAEYLRQAVLAPLGMAGTALEGAGSPARDGVSCVDDLVRFAAELQAPRLLDPRTVAEAMTVQYPGTKGVLPGYGHQSPNDWGLGFEIRGRKEPHWTGATSSPRTFGHFGQSGTFLWVDPDAGVGCAVLTDRDFGPWAVGVWPGFTDGVLRELG comes from the coding sequence ATGCAGAGCCTGGCAGAGATCGAGAACTGGCCGGTCCCGGCCGCCGCCGCGGCCGTCGTCCGCGCGGACGGCACGCTCGCCGGGGCGCACGGCCCGACCGACCGCCGCTTCCCGCTGGCCTCGGTCACCAAGCCGCTCGCGGCCTACGCCGTGCTCGTCGCCTACGAGGAGGGCGCGCTCGACCTGGACGAGCCGGCCGGACCCGAGGGCTCGACGGTGCGGCACCTGCTCGCGCACACCAGCGGGCTCGCCTTCGACGAGCACCGCGTCACGTCCCCGCCCGGCACCCGCAGGCTCTACTCGAACGCCGGCTTCGAGGTGCTGGGCGAGCATGTGGCCAAGGTCACCGGCATCCCGTTCGCCGAGTACCTGCGCCAAGCGGTGCTCGCACCGCTCGGGATGGCGGGGACGGCGCTCGAAGGCGCCGGGTCGCCCGCGAGGGACGGCGTGTCGTGCGTGGACGACCTGGTGCGGTTCGCGGCCGAGTTGCAGGCACCCCGGCTGCTCGACCCGCGGACGGTGGCGGAGGCGATGACGGTGCAGTACCCGGGGACGAAGGGGGTGCTTCCGGGGTACGGGCACCAGAGTCCCAACGACTGGGGGCTCGGGTTCGAGATCCGGGGCCGTAAGGAGCCGCACTGGACCGGGGCGACGTCGTCGCCGCGGACGTTCGGACATTTCGGGCAATCTGGGACGTTTCTTTGGGTGGATCCGGATGCGGGGGTGGGGTGCGCCGTGTTGACCGATCGGGATTTCGGGCCGTGGGCGGTGGGGGTGTGGCCGGGGTTCACGGATGGGGTGCTGCGCGAGCTCGGCTAG
- a CDS encoding GNAT family N-acetyltransferase, translated as MTHPSPALNHSTTVRPAAPEDAEELVRLRKIMLDALRPSDDVTWQPFAVADLRSRLAEPDGDLAVFVVDRPDGARARAGGAPALAACAAGTVERRLAGPGNPLGLSGHVFNVATDPGMRRRGYSRACMTALLAWYRERGVPRIDLHASVDGEPLYASLGFVRHREPAMRLSY; from the coding sequence ATGACCCACCCGAGCCCCGCCCTGAACCACTCGACCACGGTGCGCCCCGCCGCTCCCGAGGACGCCGAGGAACTGGTCAGGCTGCGGAAGATCATGCTCGATGCGCTGAGGCCGAGCGATGACGTCACGTGGCAGCCCTTCGCCGTGGCCGACCTGCGCTCGCGGCTGGCGGAGCCGGACGGGGACCTCGCGGTCTTCGTCGTGGACCGTCCGGACGGCGCCCGCGCCCGCGCCGGCGGCGCCCCCGCGCTCGCGGCGTGCGCGGCGGGCACGGTGGAGCGCCGGCTCGCCGGGCCCGGCAACCCGCTCGGCCTGAGCGGGCACGTCTTCAACGTCGCCACGGATCCCGGCATGCGCCGCCGCGGCTACTCACGGGCCTGCATGACGGCGCTGCTCGCCTGGTACCGCGAGCGCGGCGTGCCCCGGATCGACCTGCACGCGTCGGTTGACGGCGAGCCCCTGTACGCGTCGCTGGGCTTCGTCCGCCATCGCGAACCGGCGATGCGGCTGAGTTACTGA